A stretch of the Deinococcus ruber genome encodes the following:
- a CDS encoding ATP-binding protein: protein MTLAAPVVTLNLLGAPSLVVEGRVRLLERKSAGMLAYICVEGQVTRERIAGLLWPNVPDASARTNLRQMLWRLRSYGAELVVGERLLSLANDVQPDITQFRATAFGRGVLADLAGEGELLAGQDFSDCPAFEEWLLAERERQTALLHTTLWRQCLADEEAGDLNSALRGATRLLELDPLSEPAYRLIMTLHVRRGDRAAALAAFQACREALRRELGVSPLPETLALADQIRQAGAESRVQRPTRWRPPLTGREAEWAQLNAALDAGQTVLVSGPPGMGKTRLLMDVLRARGPVLCLEARPNDEAVPYLALGRLARQLLKTHQDAALLGPPAPLEDWVLAEAAHLLPDLRPDGPAPEPLRSVAAQRRFLEAMTRLVTSLLPLALSVQEERGAGGAGSLLFDDDQWTDERSWEAWLFIASQPAWRALGVRVGVTFRQGELSSTRMETLERQVEGGAAMSVDLQPLPASGVEALTRAFLRHRHAEEMPASVAGAAKVEALWRHTGGNPLFVLETLRSVLDAGGPAAQEGNPDALPSPPQLEPLLRRRLERVSDPALRLARVAAVAGSEFDAELAAHVIGVQPLDLVQPWAELEAAQIISGSGFAHDLIAQAAQRSVPAPVRALLHASIAAHLQTRDAAHPKAAAPEHLALHWEAAGQLPNAAPHWVRAGWVALGRGAWADAAADFRRALTTGQPGDVSVADAHYGLGMALRGQDPPGAEEAMLAALLTAPSEQREAEVRGALAELYRLCGRLDDALTQIAQAAELASRTLPPPGQAELWRVRFAVQLRAGQYAEAEQAILTAQALAPGRSEIVNEHALLLWVAGRLEEAARLYESFQPRPVPGLEGQPPDPAWYAGNLGWTYWAMGRLAQAEEILAPPLSPPGSPFDVGVRQVNRATVSISQGRYRKALEELEVAEPLLSAYPPHLVDVWHRRGLVMMYAARYDEAAALMARAVSASEEIGDPVRLSLALSGLTSTHAFSEQRDDARLWSRRMRDFAVHGQVPLTQVVADHALVLVATLEGRNADAAELAEQAVRQARACQMDELLARSLLLRAGLHDAVNAEADLLEAARLAEARGMLDVHFQAARALTAFDPAWNRPAAELYQQLLLLAPPGLLDRRTPAEYAPPGA, encoded by the coding sequence GTGACTCTCGCCGCTCCTGTCGTCACCCTGAATCTTCTGGGTGCTCCGTCGCTCGTGGTGGAAGGACGGGTGCGGCTGCTGGAGCGCAAATCTGCCGGGATGCTGGCGTATATCTGTGTGGAAGGCCAGGTCACACGCGAGCGGATCGCGGGCCTGTTATGGCCCAATGTGCCTGACGCGTCGGCACGCACCAACCTGCGTCAGATGCTGTGGCGGCTGCGCTCCTACGGCGCGGAACTGGTCGTGGGTGAGCGGCTGTTGTCGCTGGCGAACGACGTTCAGCCGGACATCACGCAGTTCAGGGCCACCGCGTTCGGGAGAGGGGTGCTGGCCGACCTGGCTGGAGAGGGCGAGCTGCTGGCCGGGCAGGATTTCAGCGACTGCCCGGCGTTCGAGGAGTGGCTGCTGGCGGAGCGAGAGCGGCAGACGGCCCTGCTGCACACGACGCTGTGGCGACAGTGCCTGGCCGACGAGGAAGCGGGCGACCTGAACAGCGCCCTGCGGGGGGCCACGCGCCTGCTTGAACTGGATCCGTTGTCGGAACCCGCGTACCGGCTGATCATGACGCTGCATGTGCGCCGGGGAGACCGCGCCGCCGCCCTGGCCGCCTTTCAGGCCTGCCGTGAAGCGCTGAGGCGGGAACTGGGCGTGTCGCCTCTGCCGGAAACGCTGGCGCTGGCCGACCAGATCCGGCAGGCGGGGGCCGAAAGCCGGGTGCAGCGTCCCACCCGCTGGCGACCCCCGCTGACGGGCCGTGAGGCGGAATGGGCACAGCTGAATGCGGCGCTGGATGCCGGTCAAACCGTTCTGGTGAGCGGGCCGCCGGGCATGGGCAAGACGCGCCTGCTGATGGATGTGCTCCGCGCCCGTGGCCCGGTGCTGTGTCTGGAGGCGCGGCCCAACGACGAGGCAGTGCCGTATCTGGCACTCGGGCGACTGGCTCGCCAGCTCCTGAAGACGCACCAGGACGCCGCGCTGCTTGGCCCTCCTGCACCGCTGGAGGACTGGGTCCTGGCAGAGGCCGCGCACCTGCTGCCCGACCTGCGGCCCGATGGCCCCGCGCCGGAACCGCTGCGCTCGGTGGCGGCCCAGCGCCGCTTTCTGGAAGCGATGACCCGGCTGGTCACGTCTCTGCTGCCGCTGGCGCTGAGTGTGCAGGAGGAGCGCGGCGCGGGCGGGGCCGGCAGTCTGCTGTTCGACGATGACCAGTGGACGGACGAACGCAGCTGGGAAGCGTGGCTGTTCATTGCTTCGCAGCCTGCGTGGCGGGCACTGGGAGTGCGGGTGGGCGTCACGTTCCGGCAGGGTGAACTGTCGTCCACGCGGATGGAAACGCTGGAGCGGCAGGTGGAGGGCGGCGCGGCCATGAGCGTCGATCTTCAGCCGCTGCCCGCCTCCGGGGTCGAGGCGCTGACGCGGGCGTTCCTGCGGCACCGACACGCAGAGGAAATGCCCGCATCGGTGGCGGGAGCGGCGAAGGTCGAGGCGCTGTGGCGGCACACCGGAGGAAACCCGCTGTTCGTGCTGGAAACGCTCCGCAGCGTACTGGACGCCGGAGGGCCAGCGGCGCAGGAGGGAAATCCGGACGCGCTGCCTTCGCCGCCGCAGCTGGAGCCGCTGCTGCGTCGCCGCCTGGAGCGTGTCTCCGATCCGGCGCTGCGGCTGGCCCGCGTGGCTGCGGTGGCCGGGTCAGAGTTCGATGCCGAGCTGGCGGCACACGTGATCGGCGTGCAGCCCCTCGATCTGGTGCAGCCCTGGGCAGAGCTGGAAGCCGCGCAGATCATCAGCGGTTCAGGCTTCGCGCACGATCTGATCGCGCAGGCGGCGCAGCGGAGTGTGCCCGCGCCCGTCCGGGCCCTGCTGCACGCCAGTATCGCCGCGCACCTGCAAACTCGGGACGCCGCGCATCCGAAAGCTGCCGCACCCGAACACCTGGCCCTGCACTGGGAGGCCGCCGGGCAGCTGCCGAATGCGGCCCCGCACTGGGTCAGGGCTGGCTGGGTGGCCCTGGGCCGGGGTGCCTGGGCCGACGCCGCCGCCGATTTCCGCCGGGCCCTGACCACCGGACAGCCAGGCGACGTCAGTGTGGCCGACGCGCACTACGGTCTGGGAATGGCCCTGCGCGGTCAGGATCCACCCGGCGCAGAAGAAGCGATGCTGGCCGCGCTGCTCACCGCTCCGAGCGAGCAGCGCGAGGCGGAGGTGCGCGGCGCACTGGCGGAGCTATACCGTCTGTGTGGCCGCCTGGACGACGCGCTGACGCAGATTGCTCAGGCCGCCGAGCTGGCCAGCCGCACGCTGCCGCCACCTGGACAGGCCGAACTGTGGCGCGTGCGCTTCGCGGTCCAGCTGCGGGCCGGGCAGTACGCGGAGGCAGAGCAGGCGATTCTGACAGCCCAGGCCCTCGCGCCCGGCAGAAGCGAGATCGTGAATGAGCACGCGCTGCTGCTGTGGGTGGCGGGCCGACTGGAAGAAGCCGCGCGGCTGTACGAATCCTTCCAGCCTCGGCCCGTTCCAGGGTTGGAAGGGCAGCCGCCCGACCCGGCGTGGTATGCCGGAAACCTCGGCTGGACGTACTGGGCGATGGGGCGACTGGCACAGGCCGAAGAGATTCTGGCACCCCCACTGTCGCCGCCGGGTTCTCCCTTCGATGTGGGCGTGCGGCAGGTCAACCGGGCCACCGTGTCGATCAGCCAGGGGCGCTACCGCAAAGCGCTGGAAGAACTGGAGGTGGCCGAACCGCTGCTCAGTGCGTATCCCCCGCATCTGGTGGATGTGTGGCATCGGCGCGGCCTGGTGATGATGTACGCCGCCCGGTACGACGAGGCGGCGGCGCTGATGGCCCGGGCGGTCAGCGCTTCCGAGGAGATTGGTGATCCCGTGCGGCTCTCGCTGGCGCTCAGTGGACTGACCTCCACGCACGCGTTCTCGGAGCAGCGTGACGACGCACGTCTGTGGAGCCGGCGCATGCGTGACTTCGCGGTTCACGGGCAGGTGCCTCTGACGCAGGTGGTTGCCGATCATGCCCTGGTGCTGGTGGCCACTCTTGAGGGAAGGAACGCCGACGCTGCCGAGCTGGCTGAACAGGCGGTGCGGCAGGCCCGCGCCTGTCAGATGGACGAACTGCTGGCGCGGAGCCTGCTGCTGCGGGCAGGGCTGCACGACGCTGTCAATGCTGAGGCAGACCTGCTGGAAGCCGCTCGACTCGCGGAGGCACGCGGCATGCTGGACGTTCATTTCCAGGCGGCACGTGCGCTGACAGCCTTCGACCCGGCCTGGAATCGACCCGCCGCCGAGCTGTACCAGCAGTTGTTGTTGCTGGCTCCTCCCGGTCTGCTCGACCGCCGCACCCCTGCCGAATATGCGCCGCCGGGGGCATAA